The following coding sequences lie in one Methanorbis furvi genomic window:
- a CDS encoding SIMPL domain-containing protein, whose translation MKKITLAVLLLFAVFAVCALPAAAETSPTDRVILTSGYGESVTTPDKVTISFAVQTTDPDVKVAQQQNAQASSAVIAALKNAGIAEKDLKTTGYNIYSYVIGEYNPGKWPNGTEVYQVTNTIQMTSYDVSKAGDYIDTAVAAGANNVNNLQFGLSNAKQISERNNALVSAVKASRADADAVAGALNVRIISTGTIQIDQSRYSVSYPTYETTMMVKDSMAGSAQTQIQSGELKTTATVSIAYTY comes from the coding sequence ATGAAAAAAATTACTCTTGCAGTCCTTCTGCTGTTCGCGGTGTTCGCCGTTTGTGCACTTCCCGCGGCAGCCGAAACTTCTCCAACCGACCGGGTGATTCTGACCTCAGGATATGGTGAGTCGGTAACGACTCCTGATAAGGTTACGATCAGCTTCGCAGTTCAGACAACCGATCCTGATGTAAAGGTTGCACAGCAGCAGAATGCACAGGCATCTTCAGCAGTGATTGCCGCACTGAAGAATGCAGGCATTGCAGAGAAGGATCTGAAGACCACCGGATACAATATCTATTCGTATGTGATCGGCGAGTACAATCCCGGCAAGTGGCCGAACGGAACTGAGGTCTATCAGGTTACGAACACGATTCAGATGACTTCGTATGATGTGTCCAAAGCGGGCGACTATATTGATACAGCGGTCGCGGCAGGTGCAAACAATGTGAACAATCTGCAGTTTGGACTTTCCAATGCAAAACAGATCTCTGAACGCAACAATGCTCTTGTTTCTGCGGTGAAGGCGTCACGTGCTGATGCGGACGCGGTTGCAGGAGCACTGAATGTGAGAATTATTTCAACCGGAACAATTCAGATCGATCAGAGCAGATACTCGGTATCCTACCCAACTTATGAGACCACAATGATGGTAAAAGACAGTATGGCAGGTTCGGCACAGACTCAGATTCAGTCTGGTGAGCTGAAGACAACCGCAACGGTGTCGATTGCCTACACTTACTAA
- a CDS encoding formate dehydrogenase accessory sulfurtransferase FdhD — MTVFSGLLPEQPFALTVNGRNLLSILMLPENLEEFARGYLATEAIIPSDEIESVMIDHQTISVLTTNPFKVLLPKRAVISGCGGTASYLDPAKLPVLGKGITASSSLLAAEFPSNILALGGYSAATRFFDGATFLASDLSQHTALDKVTGLVLKNGRKPADAILLLSGKVTADTVRKTLNAGYSILSSCQPPTALAVELADSCNLTLICLPEKVYTHSERIR, encoded by the coding sequence ATGACAGTTTTTTCCGGCCTCCTGCCTGAACAGCCCTTTGCTCTGACTGTCAACGGCAGAAACCTTCTCTCAATCCTCATGCTGCCGGAGAATCTCGAAGAGTTCGCCCGCGGTTACCTCGCAACCGAAGCAATCATTCCTTCGGACGAGATCGAGTCCGTCATGATCGATCATCAGACGATCAGCGTCTTGACCACGAACCCGTTCAAGGTTCTTCTGCCCAAACGTGCGGTAATCTCCGGCTGCGGAGGGACTGCGTCCTATCTTGATCCGGCAAAACTGCCGGTCTTGGGAAAAGGAATCACTGCCTCTTCTTCGCTTCTTGCCGCAGAGTTTCCTTCTAACATTCTCGCTCTTGGCGGCTACTCTGCTGCCACACGATTTTTTGATGGAGCAACTTTCCTTGCATCCGACCTGAGTCAGCACACCGCTCTTGACAAAGTGACCGGTCTTGTTCTGAAAAATGGGCGTAAGCCAGCTGACGCCATTCTTCTTCTCTCAGGAAAAGTCACCGCAGACACTGTTCGAAAAACACTCAACGCAGGCTACTCGATTCTTTCATCCTGTCAGCCGCCCACAGCTCTCGCTGTAGAGCTTGCTGATTCCTGCAACCTCACGCTCATCTGTCTGCCGGAGAAGGTCTACACGCATTCAGAGAGGATCAGATAA
- a CDS encoding transcriptional regulator, with the protein MVKVPCQEIVWDIIPAMQAALAAELVSRGVSQINVAKALSVAPSAVSQYLSGKRGYRIVFDDEIKEIIGKLAEDINNGTITENELGDKFCFICRHLRGNEGCGGPIE; encoded by the coding sequence ATGGTTAAAGTCCCCTGTCAGGAGATCGTATGGGACATCATCCCCGCGATGCAGGCAGCTCTCGCAGCTGAACTGGTCAGTCGCGGCGTCTCCCAGATCAATGTTGCCAAGGCCCTGTCAGTGGCACCCTCAGCAGTCTCCCAGTACCTTTCCGGCAAACGCGGATACAGAATCGTCTTCGACGACGAGATCAAAGAAATCATCGGCAAACTTGCCGAGGATATCAATAACGGCACCATCACCGAAAACGAACTCGGCGACAAGTTCTGTTTCATCTGCCGGCATCTTCGCGGCAATGAAGGCTGCGGCGGCCCAATCGAATGA
- the thiC gene encoding phosphomethylpyrimidine synthase ThiC — protein MTIVEDAKRGLITEEMKVVAAAEGVTEDFIRRSIAGGHIVIPMSPYRNVKLCGIGSGLRTKVNASLGTSSDIVDVEAEIEKARQAELAGADSLMELSTGGDFLDIRRRVIAATTLSVGSVPLYQAFIEAARKKGGVVFMDEDDLFKITEEQAKLGTNFMAIHTGINYETVKRLKNQGRHGGLVSRGGAFMTAWMLHNEQENPLYRRFDYLVEILKEHEVTLSFGNGMRAGACHDATDRAAIQELLINAELADQAHAAGVQCIMEGPGHIPLDEIATNVQLEKRVTNNKPFYMLGPLVTDIAPGYDDRVAAIGASASSAAGADFICYVTPAEHLALPTPEEVYEGVISSRIAAHVGDMVKLPKTRELDLEMGHARRDLDWDRQYAVALNAAKAKEIRNSRMPADTDACTMCGDFCAIKIVQKNFHF, from the coding sequence ATGACAATTGTGGAAGACGCAAAACGCGGCCTCATCACCGAAGAGATGAAGGTCGTTGCGGCAGCTGAAGGAGTGACCGAAGATTTCATCCGCCGCAGTATCGCAGGCGGACATATTGTAATTCCGATGAGCCCGTACCGGAACGTGAAGCTCTGCGGTATCGGCTCAGGCCTTCGCACCAAAGTAAATGCGTCTCTTGGAACCTCTTCTGATATCGTGGACGTGGAAGCAGAGATCGAAAAAGCCAGACAGGCAGAACTTGCCGGCGCAGATTCTCTGATGGAACTTTCAACCGGTGGAGATTTCCTTGACATCCGCCGCCGCGTCATTGCAGCGACAACGCTCTCTGTCGGATCGGTTCCCCTCTATCAGGCGTTCATCGAGGCCGCACGCAAGAAAGGCGGCGTGGTCTTCATGGACGAGGATGATCTGTTCAAGATCACTGAGGAGCAGGCAAAACTTGGAACAAACTTCATGGCAATCCACACCGGAATCAACTACGAGACCGTGAAGCGGCTGAAGAATCAGGGACGTCATGGCGGCCTTGTTTCACGCGGCGGCGCATTCATGACCGCATGGATGCTGCACAACGAGCAGGAGAATCCGCTCTACCGCAGATTCGATTATCTGGTGGAGATCTTAAAGGAACACGAGGTCACACTTTCGTTCGGTAACGGCATGCGGGCAGGCGCCTGTCATGACGCAACCGACCGTGCGGCAATTCAGGAGCTTTTGATCAATGCTGAGCTTGCCGATCAGGCACATGCGGCAGGCGTCCAGTGTATTATGGAAGGACCCGGACACATTCCGCTCGATGAGATCGCAACCAATGTGCAGCTGGAGAAACGGGTTACCAATAACAAGCCGTTCTACATGCTCGGCCCACTGGTGACCGATATTGCTCCGGGATATGATGACCGTGTTGCGGCAATCGGAGCTTCAGCATCGTCTGCGGCAGGTGCGGACTTCATCTGTTATGTTACGCCAGCCGAGCATCTTGCCCTGCCGACTCCTGAGGAGGTGTATGAGGGTGTGATCAGTTCCCGCATTGCGGCTCACGTTGGCGATATGGTGAAGCTGCCAAAAACTCGCGAGCTGGATCTGGAGATGGGTCATGCAAGACGCGATCTTGACTGGGACCGCCAGTATGCGGTTGCTCTGAATGCGGCAAAGGCAAAGGAGATCCGCAACTCAAGAATGCCTGCCGATACGGATGCGTGTACGATGTGCGGCGATTTCTGTGCGATTAAGATTGTGCAGAAGAACTTCCACTTCTAA
- a CDS encoding radical SAM/SPASM domain-containing protein, which produces MNRIPDIQNLSPFPPLQDYQYYDVFSAVFKISDLCNLHCTYCYRENALQTHALQDMDLEIIDNMLASILEYKQNLYRKYGWNKTPSLYFIWHGGEPLIVGIDRFQAILSIQEKYRKQGLLIDNCIQTNGTLINDDFLRLFKKEHFRIGVSIDGPREIQDAHRIHKNGKPSFDQTMQGISLLRECDYPWSAISVINTEAIGHEKEIHAFFQEQKPFEVDFTPAFFYETDISLPPKDYSSFMIKLFDIWISEKNPVYEIRFFKDVLYLLGYKEIPDKSSVICELSGKCHRNISVGSNGDIYSCECLNSKPENRIGNILEKSFSEIILDEPFVNMAGNTNLYRSECLDCDVFTICKAGCYNRRLPAEDGNPKLDFYCDARKEIIRHIKDYVVRQ; this is translated from the coding sequence ATGAACAGAATTCCAGATATTCAGAATCTCTCTCCTTTCCCACCGCTTCAGGATTATCAATACTATGATGTATTTAGCGCGGTTTTCAAGATATCCGATCTTTGCAATCTTCACTGTACGTACTGTTATCGGGAAAATGCCCTTCAAACACATGCCCTGCAAGACATGGATCTGGAAATCATTGATAATATGTTAGCGTCAATTCTTGAGTATAAGCAGAACCTTTATAGAAAATATGGGTGGAATAAAACACCATCTCTCTATTTTATTTGGCACGGGGGAGAACCACTTATAGTAGGAATTGATCGATTTCAAGCTATTTTATCCATTCAGGAAAAATATCGCAAACAAGGTCTCCTCATTGACAATTGTATTCAGACCAATGGGACTCTTATTAATGATGATTTTCTTCGTCTATTCAAAAAGGAACATTTTAGAATAGGTGTCAGCATTGATGGACCACGTGAAATTCAAGACGCTCATCGAATTCATAAAAATGGAAAGCCATCCTTCGATCAGACAATGCAGGGAATTTCTCTCTTACGCGAGTGCGATTATCCGTGGAGTGCGATCTCCGTTATCAATACGGAAGCCATTGGTCATGAAAAAGAGATACATGCGTTTTTTCAGGAACAAAAACCATTTGAAGTAGACTTTACACCGGCATTTTTTTACGAAACCGACATCTCTCTCCCTCCAAAAGACTATTCATCATTTATGATAAAATTATTTGATATCTGGATTTCTGAAAAAAATCCGGTGTATGAAATCAGATTTTTCAAAGATGTGCTATATCTTCTGGGTTACAAAGAGATTCCGGACAAGTCATCTGTGATTTGCGAACTTTCTGGAAAATGCCATAGAAATATTTCTGTTGGGTCGAATGGAGATATTTATTCCTGTGAGTGCCTGAATTCGAAACCTGAGAATCGTATTGGAAATATTCTGGAAAAATCATTTTCTGAAATAATTCTCGATGAGCCATTTGTAAATATGGCGGGCAATACGAATCTTTATCGATCAGAATGCCTTGACTGTGATGTATTTACTATCTGTAAGGCTGGATGTTACAATCGTCGCCTGCCTGCTGAAGATGGTAATCCAAAATTGGATTTCTATTGTGATGCAAGAAAAGAAATTATCCGGCATATTAAAGACTACGTTGTAAGACAATAG
- a CDS encoding ATP-binding protein — translation MSIVPRNQYMQKILPYKDQPFIKVITGIRRCGKSAILSLLQAELLSTGIPASHIIRINFENLDYAEITSAKELDRYVKVRMTDAGRYYVLLDEIQEVEQWEKAVNSLLEDDRADIYLTGSNSRLLSSELATYIAGRYVEIPVQTLSFSEYLEFVEHRTGERPTDIHAAFLSYLRLGGFPVIHTAEYSPGSMEKIVYDIYSSAILRDTVQRYNIRNIDLLERIVGYVFENVGNIFSAKNVADYFKSQHRKADLNTIYNYLNALESAFIIRRIPRYDLRGREVLATMEKYYVGDVSLIYALMGYKDRMIAGILENLVMQELSRRGYRVFVGKQDVREVDFVAERQEERVYVQVCFRMESEETAKREFAPLLEIRDHYPKFVVSMDEVWRDNVEGVRHVHIADFLLMDGY, via the coding sequence ATGTCAATAGTTCCACGCAACCAGTATATGCAGAAAATTCTGCCATATAAGGATCAGCCTTTCATCAAAGTGATCACCGGCATACGACGCTGCGGCAAATCAGCGATTCTTTCGCTGCTCCAAGCCGAACTTCTCAGTACAGGTATTCCTGCATCACACATTATCCGGATCAATTTTGAGAATCTGGATTATGCCGAGATTACATCGGCAAAGGAGCTGGACAGATATGTGAAGGTGAGAATGACAGATGCAGGGAGATATTATGTTCTGCTTGATGAGATTCAGGAAGTTGAACAGTGGGAGAAAGCGGTCAATTCACTTTTGGAAGACGACAGAGCTGATATCTATCTGACCGGATCGAACTCACGGCTGTTGTCTTCAGAGCTTGCGACCTACATTGCGGGAAGATATGTGGAAATTCCTGTGCAGACACTGTCATTTTCAGAGTATCTGGAGTTCGTCGAGCATCGGACGGGGGAGAGACCTACTGATATTCATGCGGCATTTTTGTCATACTTGCGCCTCGGAGGATTTCCTGTGATTCATACTGCCGAGTACTCTCCTGGATCCATGGAAAAAATCGTGTATGATATTTATTCGTCGGCAATCCTGCGGGATACCGTGCAGCGATACAATATCCGAAATATTGATCTGCTGGAACGGATTGTGGGGTATGTATTTGAGAATGTAGGAAATATTTTTTCTGCGAAAAATGTGGCGGATTATTTTAAAAGCCAGCACCGGAAGGCGGATCTGAACACGATCTATAATTATCTGAATGCACTCGAGAGTGCATTTATTATCCGGCGGATTCCCAGATATGATCTTCGGGGTCGGGAAGTGCTCGCAACAATGGAGAAGTATTATGTGGGCGATGTGTCGCTGATTTATGCGCTGATGGGGTATAAGGACCGAATGATTGCAGGAATTTTGGAAAATCTGGTGATGCAGGAGCTGAGCCGCAGAGGGTATCGGGTGTTTGTGGGAAAACAGGATGTGCGTGAGGTGGATTTTGTGGCGGAGCGGCAGGAGGAGAGAGTGTATGTGCAGGTTTGTTTCCGGATGGAGTCAGAGGAGACGGCAAAGCGTGAGTTTGCCCCTCTGCTGGAGATCCGTGATCATTATCCGAAATTTGTGGTGAGTATGGATGAGGTGTGGCGAGATAATGTGGAAGGAGTTCGGCATGTCCACATCGCAGATTTTCTGCTGATGGATGGATATTGA
- a CDS encoding autorepressor SdpR family transcription factor — protein sequence MGFPETFKALSDPARREILVMLKSGRMSAGEIAANFAMTNATISYHLSQLKKAGLVLEHKEKNFVYYELNISVFEELMFWIAQFKEESSHEKP from the coding sequence ATGGGATTTCCGGAAACATTCAAAGCTCTCTCTGATCCTGCGAGACGGGAAATTCTCGTCATGCTCAAATCAGGCAGGATGTCTGCCGGAGAGATCGCCGCAAACTTTGCGATGACAAACGCCACCATCTCCTATCATCTCTCTCAACTCAAAAAAGCCGGTCTTGTACTGGAACACAAAGAAAAAAATTTCGTGTACTATGAACTCAACATCTCGGTCTTTGAGGAGTTGATGTTCTGGATTGCACAGTTCAAAGAGGAATCCTCACATGAAAAACCTTGA
- a CDS encoding SdpI family protein produces the protein MKNLDLTLILTSIVCLLPIIPGLVLYDQLPDQLIIHWNASGQPDGYAPKDIVLFGMPLLLCGLNIFIQFALKTDPKINNASVMLVTFSKWIIPIISVIVMSLTLLAGLGMDVPINVVLPIVIGMIFVVIGNYLPKSKQSYTVGIRLPWTLNSEENWNRTHRLAGYLWIIGGVVLILSAFLAPAWMFAVMMTAIIVMVGVPFAYSYSLYRKGV, from the coding sequence ATGAAAAACCTTGATCTGACCCTGATCCTTACTTCAATAGTCTGCCTGCTGCCGATCATTCCTGGTCTCGTACTTTACGACCAGCTGCCGGATCAGCTTATCATTCACTGGAACGCATCCGGCCAGCCGGACGGCTACGCACCAAAAGATATCGTGCTCTTCGGCATGCCGCTGCTCTTATGCGGTCTGAACATTTTTATCCAGTTCGCGCTGAAAACAGATCCGAAGATCAACAATGCCTCCGTGATGCTGGTCACATTCAGCAAATGGATCATTCCGATCATCAGTGTGATTGTGATGTCGCTCACGCTCCTTGCAGGACTCGGCATGGATGTCCCGATCAATGTGGTGCTTCCAATCGTTATCGGTATGATATTTGTAGTGATCGGCAATTATCTGCCGAAATCAAAACAGAGTTACACGGTTGGCATCCGCCTGCCGTGGACACTGAACAGTGAGGAAAACTGGAACAGAACGCACAGGCTTGCAGGATATCTCTGGATAATTGGCGGAGTTGTGTTGATTCTGTCTGCGTTCCTTGCACCTGCATGGATGTTTGCGGTGATGATGACTGCGATTATCGTAATGGTTGGAGTTCCGTTCGCCTACTCTTACAGTCTGTATCGAAAAGGGGTATAA
- a CDS encoding rubredoxin codes for MAKYVCVTCGYLYDETKGAPPAVPAGTEFEKIPDTWVCPMCGASKKYFAKRG; via the coding sequence ATGGCAAAGTACGTTTGTGTCACCTGTGGTTACCTGTATGATGAGACCAAAGGAGCTCCGCCCGCAGTTCCTGCGGGAACAGAGTTTGAAAAAATCCCCGACACCTGGGTATGCCCAATGTGCGGAGCATCCAAAAAATATTTTGCAAAAAGAGGATAA
- a CDS encoding rubredoxin — MSKYKCRPCGYIYDEEVGDVPNVPPKTPFEKIPDTWECPVCGAGKESFAQIE, encoded by the coding sequence ATGTCAAAGTACAAATGCAGACCCTGCGGCTACATTTACGATGAAGAAGTCGGAGATGTGCCAAATGTTCCTCCAAAGACTCCTTTTGAAAAGATTCCTGACACGTGGGAGTGTCCTGTTTGCGGAGCAGGAAAAGAGTCGTTTGCACAGATTGAATAA
- a CDS encoding aminotransferase class V-fold PLP-dependent enzyme, which produces MQFRIRYSPRKMALPQKPLIYLNNAATSWPKPPEVLSAITESLSLPVFGSGRTTGTQGEDYVTLARERVSEFLGTKNPENIIFTENATDSLNILIAGFLAGQQNTCRVLTTALDHNSVLRPLHEHQHAGRIKLDTLPFTDGIVSPKTIEDALTPDTKLMVMTHGSNVLGSLQNIQAIGKILQDHGVFFIVDGAQTAGHIPISLSDLPLDAFVFTGHKGLLGISGTGGFYLKNPDKVAPVKFGGTGTNSQSLLHPRSMPEKFEAGTHNHTGLAALAAGVKFVQEKGITTIEEQAKKQTSAIIQALAKEENITIHNHHPDLPVISFNILGLHNDDVGFILARAYNIIVRTGLHCAPLVHEIIDGGEGSVRLSLSCFTTDEECRTAAEAILEVAENANSTIHSA; this is translated from the coding sequence ATGCAGTTTCGGATACGATACTCTCCAAGAAAAATGGCTCTGCCTCAAAAACCACTCATCTATCTCAACAACGCTGCAACCAGCTGGCCAAAACCTCCCGAAGTTCTCAGCGCGATCACCGAATCACTCTCACTGCCCGTGTTCGGCTCAGGCCGGACGACCGGAACGCAGGGAGAAGATTACGTAACTCTTGCAAGAGAGCGAGTCTCCGAATTTTTAGGAACCAAAAATCCTGAGAACATCATCTTCACAGAAAACGCAACAGACTCCCTGAATATATTGATAGCAGGATTTCTTGCAGGTCAGCAGAATACCTGCCGCGTTCTCACCACCGCCCTTGATCACAACTCAGTCCTTCGGCCGCTTCACGAACACCAGCATGCAGGCCGCATCAAACTCGACACGCTTCCATTCACTGACGGAATCGTCAGCCCGAAAACCATCGAAGACGCACTCACGCCTGACACCAAACTCATGGTCATGACCCATGGAAGCAATGTTCTTGGTTCCCTACAAAACATTCAGGCAATCGGCAAAATTCTCCAGGACCACGGAGTATTCTTCATCGTTGACGGAGCCCAGACCGCAGGCCACATTCCAATCTCCCTTAGCGACCTGCCACTCGACGCCTTTGTGTTTACCGGCCACAAAGGACTCCTTGGCATCTCAGGCACCGGAGGATTCTATCTGAAAAATCCTGACAAAGTTGCGCCGGTCAAGTTCGGCGGAACCGGCACAAACTCCCAGTCGCTCCTTCACCCACGTTCAATGCCCGAGAAGTTTGAAGCAGGAACCCACAACCATACCGGCCTCGCCGCTCTCGCCGCCGGAGTAAAATTCGTTCAGGAAAAAGGCATTACAACAATCGAAGAACAGGCAAAAAAGCAGACGTCCGCAATCATCCAAGCGCTTGCCAAAGAAGAAAACATCACCATCCACAATCACCACCCTGACCTGCCGGTAATCTCCTTCAACATTTTGGGACTTCACAACGATGACGTAGGATTCATTCTTGCCAGAGCCTACAATATCATCGTGCGAACCGGACTCCACTGTGCCCCGCTCGTCCACGAAATCATTGACGGCGGAGAGGGCTCTGTCCGCTTAAGCCTCTCCTGTTTCACGACTGATGAAGAATGCCGGACCGCGGCAGAAGCAATTCTGGAGGTCGCAGAAAATGCGAATTCAACGATCCATTCAGCATAA
- a CDS encoding asparagine synthase C-terminal domain-containing protein, producing MKFRGWIEHDGHILTRPEIESVTPAYLQKCGGEFFLQTKLFTARDHYGIMPGPAPAGVISFSNEELPIHPEVPDLSLEDAVREAVRLRAEDRSEAAVVTLSGGVDSTLIAVLADLPCIAVGFSDSHDLAAAADAADRLNLRLNVCEITEDDIEEALPTLLRILPAVTAMDIEIGLAGYFIGRAANHFGAEKILTGQAADELFGGYARYGRSPNLRSDLAKDFLGLASQRARDAAAAGCFGVWYSMPYMDERVIKASRKFSDDELVKGDLRKIALRKVAEKYLPEDIAWKHKKAMQYGTGTTTALKRIAKKNGCSDINEYARKIRSSHTDVF from the coding sequence ATGAAGTTCCGCGGCTGGATCGAACATGACGGACACATCCTCACGCGACCTGAGATAGAGTCGGTCACGCCTGCGTATCTGCAAAAATGCGGCGGCGAATTTTTTCTTCAGACAAAACTCTTCACCGCTCGCGACCATTACGGCATCATGCCAGGCCCTGCCCCAGCAGGAGTGATCAGTTTCTCGAACGAGGAACTCCCCATCCATCCTGAAGTTCCGGATCTATCTTTAGAGGATGCAGTACGCGAAGCGGTCCGGCTTCGGGCTGAAGATCGCAGTGAAGCAGCGGTCGTCACTCTTTCGGGAGGTGTTGACTCAACTCTGATCGCAGTCCTTGCTGATCTCCCCTGTATCGCAGTCGGCTTTTCCGACTCGCACGACCTTGCCGCAGCAGCTGACGCTGCCGACAGACTGAATCTTCGACTGAATGTTTGTGAAATCACCGAAGACGATATCGAAGAAGCCCTGCCAACCCTGTTACGCATCCTTCCCGCAGTAACAGCAATGGACATTGAGATCGGGCTTGCCGGATACTTCATCGGAAGAGCTGCAAACCACTTCGGCGCAGAAAAAATTCTCACCGGCCAGGCTGCCGACGAACTCTTTGGCGGCTACGCACGTTACGGCAGAAGTCCCAACCTTCGGTCGGACCTTGCAAAAGATTTTCTCGGACTCGCCTCCCAGCGTGCACGCGACGCGGCCGCGGCCGGATGTTTTGGCGTCTGGTACTCCATGCCCTACATGGACGAACGCGTCATCAAAGCATCGCGAAAATTTTCCGACGACGAACTGGTCAAAGGAGATCTGAGAAAAATTGCTCTCCGAAAAGTTGCCGAAAAATATCTTCCAGAAGACATTGCATGGAAACACAAGAAAGCCATGCAGTATGGAACCGGCACGACCACAGCACTCAAACGCATCGCAAAGAAAAACGGATGTTCCGATATCAACGAGTACGCAAGAAAAATCAGGAGTTCCCATACAGATGTTTTCTGA
- a CDS encoding Fic family protein, which produces MIDRIASISELVGTLSAAGAVNKNPHLRRNNRIKTIHSSLAIENNTLTLAQVTAVIDGKSVLGPPKEIREVTNAYEAYDLLLKLNPYQVEDLLKAHKIMMKDLVHESGMFRTTGVGVFAGTRLVHMAPPAELVPEQVTNLLAWCKSSDVHPLIKSCVLHAEIEFIHPFVDGNGRMGRMWQTLILSKWKPLFAWIPVESLIEKHQERYYAALGDAGKTGNNTQFVEFMLEVLERSLKEIRKMQRYDTVNDTVSDTVNEPAFDTVYETVNLSEKERLVLKYLKNNESITIQELTKKTGFSRPTITRCLASLKEKNLVTRSGSDKTGKWVVLF; this is translated from the coding sequence ATGATCGATCGTATTGCATCTATCAGTGAGCTGGTTGGTACCTTATCCGCAGCCGGGGCTGTAAATAAAAATCCGCATCTTCGACGCAACAATCGGATAAAAACGATTCATTCTTCGCTGGCCATTGAAAACAACACGTTGACGCTTGCACAGGTCACGGCTGTTATCGATGGAAAATCTGTTCTTGGTCCGCCCAAAGAGATCCGGGAGGTTACGAATGCTTACGAGGCATATGATCTGTTACTGAAACTCAATCCGTATCAGGTAGAGGATCTGTTGAAGGCTCACAAAATTATGATGAAGGATCTTGTTCATGAATCAGGAATGTTCCGGACAACCGGAGTTGGTGTTTTTGCAGGAACACGGCTTGTCCATATGGCCCCACCGGCAGAACTTGTTCCTGAACAGGTGACGAATCTGTTGGCATGGTGTAAAAGTTCGGATGTTCATCCTCTGATTAAGAGTTGTGTCCTTCATGCAGAGATTGAGTTCATCCACCCGTTTGTCGATGGGAACGGAAGGATGGGGAGAATGTGGCAGACATTGATCCTGAGCAAATGGAAACCTTTGTTTGCCTGGATACCGGTAGAGTCTCTTATAGAAAAACATCAGGAACGTTACTATGCAGCTCTTGGCGATGCGGGAAAAACCGGAAACAATACCCAATTTGTCGAGTTTATGCTTGAGGTGCTTGAACGTTCTCTAAAAGAGATCAGAAAAATGCAGAGATATGATACCGTAAATGATACTGTATCTGATACTGTAAATGAACCTGCATTTGATACTGTATATGAGACGGTAAATCTTTCCGAGAAGGAACGGCTTGTTCTGAAATATCTGAAAAATAACGAGAGTATAACAATTCAGGAGCTGACGAAAAAGACCGGATTTTCCCGTCCGACGATCACCCGCTGTCTTGCGTCTCTGAAGGAAAAAAATCTGGTGACACGGAGCGGTTCGGATAAAACGGGTAAATGGGTTGTTCTCTTTTGA
- a CDS encoding YczE/YyaS/YitT family protein — MFIVGLFVMALGISLSIKANMGITPISSLPYVISLGVPLTVGTLTILLHACFLLIEYLLMRKEFEIIQLLQLAAAGVFGVFIDLTLWGFTWLVPINYFEQLLFVVVSCVLLAIGICFEVAPNVLVMASEGMLTAFSRRFKVEFGTVKIGLDVTLVILSVVVSMLMFSTVYGVREGTLIAAVLVGVCIKFVKMPVYAVVERFIR, encoded by the coding sequence GTGTTCATTGTGGGCCTGTTTGTTATGGCTCTCGGAATTTCCCTGTCGATTAAAGCCAACATGGGGATCACCCCGATCTCAAGTCTTCCGTATGTCATAAGTCTTGGCGTGCCCTTGACGGTTGGAACGCTGACAATTCTTCTGCATGCATGTTTTCTTTTGATTGAGTATCTGCTCATGCGAAAAGAGTTTGAGATCATCCAGCTGCTTCAGCTTGCCGCGGCAGGAGTGTTCGGTGTGTTTATTGATCTGACGCTCTGGGGATTTACCTGGCTGGTGCCGATAAATTATTTCGAACAGCTGTTGTTCGTTGTAGTAAGCTGTGTGCTGCTTGCTATCGGCATCTGCTTTGAAGTCGCACCAAATGTGTTGGTGATGGCAAGCGAAGGAATGCTCACGGCATTCTCCCGGAGGTTTAAGGTGGAGTTTGGTACAGTAAAAATCGGGCTTGATGTAACGCTCGTGATTCTGTCGGTCGTTGTGTCCATGCTGATGTTTTCAACCGTGTATGGTGTTCGAGAAGGAACGCTGATTGCAGCAGTGCTTGTTGGAGTCTGCATCAAGTTTGTGAAGATGCCGGTGTATGCAGTTGTGGAGAGATTTATCCGGTGA